The bacterium DNA window CCAGGTGCTCACTCCAAAGTTCATTGATTTGAACGACTCAGTTGCAGGAATGGAGAACATGCTCAGGCGTTTGATCGGTGATGACATTCAGCTCGAAATCGTTAAAAGCCGGAATCTGGGAACCGTTCGAGCAGATCCCGGTCAGATCGAACAGATTCTGATGAATTTAGCCGTCAATGCCCGCGATGCGATGCCGGACGGTGGAACATTGAGAATCGAGACTTCCAACATCGAAGTAGATCAGGAATTTGCAAGCCTTCATGCCGGTCTCTTGCCAGGACGTTTTGTGTTGTTGTCGATCCAGGATAACGGCCAGGGTATGAAGGAAGAGACCGCTCAGCGCATATTCGAACCCTTTTTCACAACCAAACCGGAAGGCAAAGGAACCGGCCTGGGACTTGCCACTGTTTTTGGAATCGTGAAACAGAGCGGTGGTTTTATCTATGTGCAAAGCAAATGGCGTGAAGGCACAATTTTTAGTATTTACATGCCACGCATTGATGAGGCTCCCGAAAGTCAGTTTGTGGAATCCAGCACGGATCGCGCGATCGGTAAAGGAGAAACGATTCTGCTTGTAGATGACAATGAAATGGTTCGCGCGGCTGCAGGTTCCTTTCTTGAAATGAACGGCTATCGTGTTCTTTATGCCGGCAGCGGTTCCGCTGCAATCAAATTACTGAAAAATCAATCCGAGATCGATATCATGATCTCCGATGTCGTAATGCCTGAAATGAGCGGAATGGAAGTTGCTGAAGTCGCGAGAGAATTCTGCCCACAACTGAAAATGCTCTTCATGTCCGGCTATACGGATGAGCTGACGCACCTGCAAAGCATCCTGGACTCCGGTTGTGAATACATTTCCAAACCCGTATTGATGAGTGTGCTTCTGAAGAAAATCCGAGAACTGCTTTCTTCGTAGTCTATTACCTACTCAATTCGGGTAAAGCTCATGATCCAGTTTGTTTCCCAGCTTTTTCCGCCATCTTCCGAAAAAGCTTGCTCCCACAGACAGGAAACGGGCGTTATATTGCTCCAGAGAAATCGGACAAAGATGCTTCTTCCTTCGAATAATTCCTGATCGTAGAATTCCCCAACTCCATTTTTGAAACCGCCGATCATCGGTTTTTCCAGGATTCCATTCGCGCTGTTTGCCCAGTAGAGACTCCACTGCTGCGACTTGGGATCATACAGGCGCAAGGTCATTCCCTGAATGTGTCCCGAAGGGCTTACCGCATCAAATTCATCCGTATTTGCCTTCCCTCCCCAGATGGGGCGCGCAACAACGGTTCCTTCAAACTCATCCCAGGAAGTGCATCCTTTCAATCTTTCCTTCAATTTCCTGTTGTGGACCTTCCACTTACCCATATAAAAATCGAAATCTTTCTGCGGATTATTTTGCTCGATTGTCATGACTTCTCCTTCCTATCGGGGCGATTTTAACTTCAGCTGTGGTATTCTGACAATATCCACTTTTTGCACTTTTAACATAACCATTTAACCAGGAGTGGAGCGCGGACATCTTGCCCGGTCGTTGAAGCCTGCGCTTCGTATTATGGGGAAAAAAGCAGGATCTGTTGCGTTATTTCCGTGCGTTCCGTTTGAGCGGGATTCCGGGATTCCTTTTTACAAGCAGATCTATGACGGCTATCGTGAAGCGATTCTTTCCGGTTTGCTTCGTCCCGGCCAGAGACTTCCCTCTACCCGCGCTCTGGCTCAGGACTTGAAGATTTCGCGTCTTCCCGCGGTCATTGCGTTTGAACAACTTCTTCATGAGGGATACATAGAAGGAAAAACCGGAGCGGGCACTTATGTGAAGGAATCGATACCGGAAGAATTTTCGCCGCCTTTAACAACGCGCAAGCCGCATGAGCAGCTCGAACGTGATTACCGGCCGTTGGCAGAAAAGGTGCTCGGGCCATTTCGCGTCAGTCTTCCAGCACTCGATCAGTTTCCGCACAAAATCTGGTCACGCCTCGTTTCACGCCACGCAAAAGGTTTTTCACCGGAGCTTATGGCTTATGGAGATCCGGCCGGATACTCACCTTTGCGTGAAGCGATTGCGCAGTATTTGCAGACGGCAAGGGCAGTTCATTGTGAACCGAAACAAATCCTGATTGTGCCGGGATCTCAACTGGCGCTTCAAATGTGCGCCAGAGCGATTCTCAAACCCGGCGACTCCGTGTGCATCGAAGAACCGGGCTATCCGGGCGCGAGAGAAGCTTTGAAGAGCGCAGGGGCCACAACCATCCCCGTCACTCTGGATGAAGAAGGAATCAACATAAAGAAAGTCTCAGCGCACGGGAAAAAAGTTCGAGCGATTTATGTGACTCCATCTCATCAATATCCACTGGGAACCTCCATGACCGCGTCCCGAAGACTCGAATTGCTTGATTGGGCTCAACGCGCGCAATCCTGGATTATCGAAGATGACTATGACAGCGAATACCGCTACGCGAGCCGTCCGCTTGGATCCCTGCAAGGAATGGATACCTCATCGCGTGTAATCTATATTGGCACCTTCAGCAAAGTTTTGTTTCCTTCTCTGCGCGTTGGGTATATGGTGATTCCACCGGTTTTGTGGAGTTCATTTGTAAGTCTGCGTGAAGCAATCGACATTTTTTCTCCAACCC harbors:
- a CDS encoding PLP-dependent aminotransferase family protein, whose protein sequence is MGKKAGSVALFPCVPFERDSGIPFYKQIYDGYREAILSGLLRPGQRLPSTRALAQDLKISRLPAVIAFEQLLHEGYIEGKTGAGTYVKESIPEEFSPPLTTRKPHEQLERDYRPLAEKVLGPFRVSLPALDQFPHKIWSRLVSRHAKGFSPELMAYGDPAGYSPLREAIAQYLQTARAVHCEPKQILIVPGSQLALQMCARAILKPGDSVCIEEPGYPGAREALKSAGATTIPVTLDEEGINIKKVSAHGKKVRAIYVTPSHQYPLGTSMTASRRLELLDWAQRAQSWIIEDDYDSEYRYASRPLGSLQGMDTSSRVIYIGTFSKVLFPSLRVGYMVIPPVLWSSFVSLREAIDIFSPTLYQVVLTDFLQEGHFARHLRRMRRTYLIRRNALLESLRKHSGERLKPYNADAGLHLCVFLPAGVNDSEAVRRCMKHGISTTPLSSCYASNPRQGLILGFGGADERQIDAAAQTLCRVILTFKDRA